One Vigna unguiculata cultivar IT97K-499-35 chromosome 11, ASM411807v1, whole genome shotgun sequence DNA window includes the following coding sequences:
- the LOC114169920 gene encoding cellulose synthase-like protein H1 isoform X1 produces MAKQNFLPLYEKNWYKLNYKRVTESLLLILLLLLLCYRVISVKNYSFPWFVAFLCESWFTISWFFTLTTQWSPAVIKTYPDRLLQSVQELPAVDMFVTTADPVLEPPIITVNTVLSLLALDYPPHKLACYVSDDGCSPLTFYALQEAFKFAKFWVPFCKKYNVQVRAPLRYFSGKPEGSTDSNNTPEFKQEWLQMKDMYDNLRQKIELDEFQKSNPCHGEFDIFSNTEKTNHPTIIQVIWENKECLADGLPHLIYISREKKPKQSHHFKAGAMNVLTRVSGLMTNAPFILNVDCDMIVNNPKVVLHALCILLDSKGEKEVAFAQFPQQFYATLKDDPFGNQMAILIKYLTAGIAGLQGPFYGGTNCFHRRKVIYGLFPDSMEKGNRLSKDELEQKFGDSKEIMKTVHDALEGKTYLPNHTNISMAIDIAAQVASCGYEHGTGWGKYVGWIYGSIAEDKLLGLTIHEKGWRSELCTPSPIAFTGFAPGGGPIAMAQQKRWAIGLLEIFFSKHCPIFGTIFHKLTLRQCLAYMWIINYWGLKPLFELCYACLLSYCIITNSNFLPMDLGICISIAFFVSYKIYTISEYLSAGLSYRAWWNNQRMSRITRMNAGFCAFVCILLKLLRISDTVFDITKKDVPVRDDAEDDKDAGRFTFDESLVFLSGTTILLLQLTIMFIKLLGLQPLMPTHNGSGVGEIFCSIYLIICLWPFFRGLFEKGKYRIPFSLVSKSIILTWCFIHLCKRTMHD; encoded by the exons ATGGCCAAACAAAACTTTCTCCCCCTTTATGAAAAGAACTGGTACAAGCTAAATTACAAAAGGGTAACAGAGAGCTTGCTTTTGATCCTCCTGTTACTGCTGCTATGTTACCGCGTTATCTCTGTCAAAAACTACTCCTTCCCTTGGTTTGTTGCCTTTTTATGTGAGTCATGGTTCACCATCTCTTGGTTTTTCACTCTCACCACTCAGTGGAGTCCAGCAGTAATCAAAACCTACCCAGATCGTCTCTTGCAAAG TGTGCAGGAGCTTCCAGCAGTGGATATGTTTGTGACAACAGCAGACCCTGTGCTTGAACCACCTATTATTACAGTGAACACCGTGTTGTCTCTGTTAGCACTTGATTACCCACCTCACAAGCTTGCTTGTTATGTTTCTGACGATGGTTGTTCCCCCCTAACCTTCTATGCTCTTCAAGAAGCCTTCAAATTTGCAAAGTTTTGGGTACCATTCTGCAAGAAGTACAATGTGCAAGTTAGAGCTCCACTCAGATACTTCTCTGGCAAACCAGAAGGCTCAACAGACAGCAACAACACACCAGAATTCAAACAAGAATGGTTACAAATGAAA GATATGTATGATAATCTTAGACAAAAAATAGAATTAGACGAGTTTCAAAAATCAAATCCATGTCATGGAGAATTTGACATTTTCTCAAACACTGAGAAGACAAACCATCCAACTATAATTCAG GTTATATGGGAGAACAAGGAATGTCTTGCAGATGGATTGCCACATTTGATATACATATCTAGAGAGAAAAAGCCAAAACAGTCACATCATTTCAAAGCTGGTGCAATGAATGTGTTG ACAAGAGTCTCTGGGTTGATGACCAATGCTCCATTTATCTTAAACGTGGACTGTGACATGATTGTAAACAATCCAAAGGTTGTTCTGCATGCGTTATGCATTTTGCTTGATTccaaaggagaaaaagaagttGCATTTGCTCAATTTCCCCAACAGTTCTATGCTACTTTGAAGGACGATCCTTTCGGAAATCAGATGGCAATTCTTATTAAG TACTTGACTGCTGGAATAGCTGGATTGCAAGGACCTTTCTACGGTGGAACAAACTGCTTCCATAGAAGAAAAGTTATTTATGGCCTTTTTCCAGATAGCATGGAAAAGg GAAACAGATTATCAAAAGATGAATTAGAACAAAAGTTTGGAGATTCAAAGGAGATTATGAAAACAGTTCATGATGCTTTGGAGGGGAAGACATATTTGCCTAATCATACTAATATTTCTATGGCAATTGACATTGCAGCACAAGTTGCAAGTTGTGGATATGAACATGGCACTGGCTGGGGCAAATAT GTGGGTTGGATATATGGATCAATAGCAGAAGATAAACTACTTGGACTGACCATACATGAAAAAGGTTGGAGATCAGAATTGTGTACACCAAGCCCAATTGCCTTCACAGGCTTTGCTCCAGGAGGTGGCCCAATTGCAATGGCCCAACAAAAGAGATGGGCCATAGGATTACTTGAGATCTTCTTTAGCAAACACTGTCCTATTTTTGGCACCATTTTCCATAAGCTTACTCTGAGACAATGCTTAGCATACATGTGGATAATCAACTACTGGGGCCTAAAGCCACTCTTTGAACTATGCTATGCATGTCTTCTTTCATACTGCATCATCACCAATTCCAATTTCTTGCCCATG GACCTAGGTATATGTATCTCCATTGCTTTTTTCGTAAGTTACAAGATATATACCATATCAGAATATTTATCAGCAGGACTATCATACAGAGCATGGTGGAACAATCAAAGGATGTCGAGAATTACACGCATGAATGCTGGTTTTTGTGCATTTGTCTGCATCCTACTGAAGTTGTTAAGAATATCTGACACAGTATTTGACATAACAAAAAAAGATGTGCCTGTTAGAGATGATGCTGAAGATGATAAGGATGCTGGTAGGTTCACCTTTGATGAGTCCCTAGTTTTCTTGTCGGGCACTACCATTTTGTTGCTGCAATTGACGATAATGTTTATCAAGTTATTGGGATTGCAACCACTGATGCCAACACATAATGGAAGTGGAGTGGGTGAGATTTTTTGTagtatttatttgataatttgcCTTTGGCCATTTTTTAGAGGATTATTTGAGAAAGGGAAGTATAGAATTCCGTTTTCCTTGGTAAgcaaatcaattattttaacatggtGTTTTATACACTTGTGTAAAAGAACCATGCATGATTAA
- the LOC114169920 gene encoding cellulose synthase-like protein H1 isoform X3 gives MVHHLLVFHSHHSVESSSNQNLPRSSLAKELPAVDMFVTTADPVLEPPIITVNTVLSLLALDYPPHKLACYVSDDGCSPLTFYALQEAFKFAKFWVPFCKKYNVQVRAPLRYFSGKPEGSTDSNNTPEFKQEWLQMKDMYDNLRQKIELDEFQKSNPCHGEFDIFSNTEKTNHPTIIQVIWENKECLADGLPHLIYISREKKPKQSHHFKAGAMNVLTRVSGLMTNAPFILNVDCDMIVNNPKVVLHALCILLDSKGEKEVAFAQFPQQFYATLKDDPFGNQMAILIKYLTAGIAGLQGPFYGGTNCFHRRKVIYGLFPDSMEKGNRLSKDELEQKFGDSKEIMKTVHDALEGKTYLPNHTNISMAIDIAAQVASCGYEHGTGWGKYVGWIYGSIAEDKLLGLTIHEKGWRSELCTPSPIAFTGFAPGGGPIAMAQQKRWAIGLLEIFFSKHCPIFGTIFHKLTLRQCLAYMWIINYWGLKPLFELCYACLLSYCIITNSNFLPMDLGICISIAFFVSYKIYTISEYLSAGLSYRAWWNNQRMSRITRMNAGFCAFVCILLKLLRISDTVFDITKKDVPVRDDAEDDKDAGRFTFDESLVFLSGTTILLLQLTIMFIKLLGLQPLMPTHNGSGVGEIFCSIYLIICLWPFFRGLFEKGKYRIPFSLVSKSIILTWCFIHLCKRTMHD, from the exons ATGGTTCACCATCTCTTGGTTTTTCACTCTCACCACTCAGTGGAGTCCAGCAGTAATCAAAACCTACCCAGATCGTCTCTTGCAAAG GAGCTTCCAGCAGTGGATATGTTTGTGACAACAGCAGACCCTGTGCTTGAACCACCTATTATTACAGTGAACACCGTGTTGTCTCTGTTAGCACTTGATTACCCACCTCACAAGCTTGCTTGTTATGTTTCTGACGATGGTTGTTCCCCCCTAACCTTCTATGCTCTTCAAGAAGCCTTCAAATTTGCAAAGTTTTGGGTACCATTCTGCAAGAAGTACAATGTGCAAGTTAGAGCTCCACTCAGATACTTCTCTGGCAAACCAGAAGGCTCAACAGACAGCAACAACACACCAGAATTCAAACAAGAATGGTTACAAATGAAA GATATGTATGATAATCTTAGACAAAAAATAGAATTAGACGAGTTTCAAAAATCAAATCCATGTCATGGAGAATTTGACATTTTCTCAAACACTGAGAAGACAAACCATCCAACTATAATTCAG GTTATATGGGAGAACAAGGAATGTCTTGCAGATGGATTGCCACATTTGATATACATATCTAGAGAGAAAAAGCCAAAACAGTCACATCATTTCAAAGCTGGTGCAATGAATGTGTTG ACAAGAGTCTCTGGGTTGATGACCAATGCTCCATTTATCTTAAACGTGGACTGTGACATGATTGTAAACAATCCAAAGGTTGTTCTGCATGCGTTATGCATTTTGCTTGATTccaaaggagaaaaagaagttGCATTTGCTCAATTTCCCCAACAGTTCTATGCTACTTTGAAGGACGATCCTTTCGGAAATCAGATGGCAATTCTTATTAAG TACTTGACTGCTGGAATAGCTGGATTGCAAGGACCTTTCTACGGTGGAACAAACTGCTTCCATAGAAGAAAAGTTATTTATGGCCTTTTTCCAGATAGCATGGAAAAGg GAAACAGATTATCAAAAGATGAATTAGAACAAAAGTTTGGAGATTCAAAGGAGATTATGAAAACAGTTCATGATGCTTTGGAGGGGAAGACATATTTGCCTAATCATACTAATATTTCTATGGCAATTGACATTGCAGCACAAGTTGCAAGTTGTGGATATGAACATGGCACTGGCTGGGGCAAATAT GTGGGTTGGATATATGGATCAATAGCAGAAGATAAACTACTTGGACTGACCATACATGAAAAAGGTTGGAGATCAGAATTGTGTACACCAAGCCCAATTGCCTTCACAGGCTTTGCTCCAGGAGGTGGCCCAATTGCAATGGCCCAACAAAAGAGATGGGCCATAGGATTACTTGAGATCTTCTTTAGCAAACACTGTCCTATTTTTGGCACCATTTTCCATAAGCTTACTCTGAGACAATGCTTAGCATACATGTGGATAATCAACTACTGGGGCCTAAAGCCACTCTTTGAACTATGCTATGCATGTCTTCTTTCATACTGCATCATCACCAATTCCAATTTCTTGCCCATG GACCTAGGTATATGTATCTCCATTGCTTTTTTCGTAAGTTACAAGATATATACCATATCAGAATATTTATCAGCAGGACTATCATACAGAGCATGGTGGAACAATCAAAGGATGTCGAGAATTACACGCATGAATGCTGGTTTTTGTGCATTTGTCTGCATCCTACTGAAGTTGTTAAGAATATCTGACACAGTATTTGACATAACAAAAAAAGATGTGCCTGTTAGAGATGATGCTGAAGATGATAAGGATGCTGGTAGGTTCACCTTTGATGAGTCCCTAGTTTTCTTGTCGGGCACTACCATTTTGTTGCTGCAATTGACGATAATGTTTATCAAGTTATTGGGATTGCAACCACTGATGCCAACACATAATGGAAGTGGAGTGGGTGAGATTTTTTGTagtatttatttgataatttgcCTTTGGCCATTTTTTAGAGGATTATTTGAGAAAGGGAAGTATAGAATTCCGTTTTCCTTGGTAAgcaaatcaattattttaacatggtGTTTTATACACTTGTGTAAAAGAACCATGCATGATTAA
- the LOC114168527 gene encoding cellulose synthase-like protein H1 isoform X2: MGTCSYTCSSSSISFSVQELPRVDMFVTTADPVLEPPIITVNTVLSLLALDYPPHKLACYVSDDGCSTLTFYALQEASKFAKFWVPFCKKHNVQVRTPFRYFSAKPEVSTASNTPEFKHEWLQMKNMYDDLSQKIELEASQKSNPSHGNFAVFSNTERTNHPSIIKVIWENKEDLEDGLPHLIYISREKRPKHSHHFKAGAMNVLTRVSGLITNAPFMLNVDCDMIVNNPKIVHHALCILLDPKGQKEVAFAQFPQQFYATLKDDPFGNQMTILIKYLAAGLAGLQGPFYAGTNCFHRRKVIYGLSPDHVHKGNSISEKDLKQNFGASKELMKSVACALEGRTYSPNAVNIANVIEAASQVAGCGYEYGTGWGKQVGWIYGSLTEDVLTGLTIHERGWRSEICTPNPIAFTGFAPGGGPTTMAQQKRWATGMLEIFVSKHCPIFGTLFHKLTLRQCIAYMWIHNWGLLPAFEVCYACLLAHCIITNSNLLPQDLGMCIPVAILVIYKVYTVSVYLAEGLSIKAWWNNQRMSRITPMNAGFCAFLSVLLKTLGMSETVFDITKKDLPPTNDVGDDKDGGRYTFDESLVFLPGTTILLLHLSAITIRLLGTRPVVAIQSKNECGIGEIFCSVYLIICYWPFLRGLFETGKYRIPLSTIYKSIVLTCLFVHLSRKTVAA; encoded by the exons ATGGGGACATGTAGTTACACCTGCAGCTCATCATCAATCTCATTCAG TGTGCAGGAGCTTCCACGAGTGGATATGTTTGTGACAACAGCGGATCCTGTGCTTGAACCACCTATTATCACAGTGAACACTGTGTTGTCTCTGTTGGCACTTGATTACCCACCTCACAAGCTTGCTTGTTATGTCTCTGACGATGGTTGTTCCACTCTTACCTTCTACGCTCTTCAAGAAGCctccaaatttgcaaagttttGGGTACCATTCTGCAAGAAACACAATGTGCAAGTTAGAACTCCGTTCAGATACTTCTCTGCCAAACCAGAAGTCTCCACGGCCAGCAACACACCAGAGTTCAAACATGAATGGTTACAGATGAAG AATATGTATGATGATCTTAGCCAAAAAATAGAATTGGAAGCATCCCAAAAATCAAATCCAAGTCATGGAAACTTTGCTGTTTTTTCAAACACTGAGAGGACAAATCATCCATCCATAATCAAG GTTATATGGGAGAACAAAGAAGACCTTGAAGATGGGTTACCTCATTTGATCTATATATCTAGAGAGAAGAGGCCAAAACATTCTCATCATTTCAAAGCTGGTGCCATGAATGTATTG ACAAGAGTCTCTGGGTTGATAACCAATGCTCCCTTTATGCTGAACGTGGACTGTGACATGATTGTTAATAATCCAAAGATTGTTCATCATGCATTGTGCATTTTACTTGATCCCAAAGGACAAAAAGAAGTTGCATTTGCCCAATTTCCCCAACAATTCTACGCTACGTTGAAGGACGATCCTTTTGGAAACCAGATGACAATTTTGATTAAG TACTTGGCAGCGGGATTAGCTGGGCTGCAAGGGCCTTTCTACGCAGGAACAAACTGCTTCCATAGAAGAAAAGTTATATATGGTCTTTCTCCAGATCACGTTCACAAGG GAAACAGCATATCAGAAAaggatttaaaacaaaattttggagcttcaaaagagctTATGAAGTCAGTTGCTTGTGCATTGGAGGGAAGGACATATTCACCAAATGCTGTTAATATTGCAAACGTTATTGAGGCAGCAAGCCAAGTTGCTGGTTGTGGATATGAATATGGCACAGGATGGGGCAAACAG GTGGGTTGGATATATGGATCCCTAACAGAGGACGTGCTTACTGGACTGACAATCCATGAAAGAGGTTGGAGATCAGAAATCTGTACACCAAACCCAATTGCCTTCACGGGCTTTGCTCCAGGAGGTGGCCCAACTACAATGGCCCAACAGAAGAGATGGGCCACAGGGATGCTGGAGATCTTTGTAAGCAAGCACTGTCCTATTTTTGGCACCCTTTTTCATAAGCTTACTTTGAGACAGTGCATAGCATATATGTGGATTCACAATTGGGGACTGCTACCAGCGTTTGAAGTATGTTATGCATGTCTTCTTGCACACTGCATCATCACCAATTCCAATTTATTGCCACAG GACCTTGGAATGTGTATTCCAGTTGCTATTCTTGTAATTTACAAGGTATACACTGTATCAGTGTATTTAGCAGAAGGGTTATCAATAAAAGCATGGTGGAATAATCAAAGGATGTCAAGAATAACACCCATGAATGCTGGTTTCTGTGCCTTTCTGAGTGTCCTGCTCAAGACTTTAGGAATGTCTGAAACTGTATTTGACATAACAAAGAAAGATTTACCTCCAACAAATGATGTTGGAGATGACAAGGATGGTGGCAGGTACACCTTCGATGAATCCCTAGTTTTCTTGCCAGGCACTACCATTTTGCTGTTGCATTTGTCAGCAATAACTATCAGGTTATTAGGAACGCGACCAGTGGTGGCAATTCAAAGCAAGAACGAGTGTGGAATTGGTgagattttttgtagtgtttatttgattatttgttaTTGGCCATTTCTGAGGGGATTATTTGAGACAGGAAAATATAGGATTCCCTTGTCTACAATATACAAATCAATTGTCTTAACATGTCTCTTTGTACACCTTTCTAGAAAAACTGTTGCTGCTTGA
- the LOC114169920 gene encoding cellulose synthase-like protein H1 isoform X2 yields MAKQNFLPLYEKNWYKLNYKRVTESLLLILLLLLLCYRVISVKNYSFPWFVAFLCESWFTISWFFTLTTQWSPAVIKTYPDRLLQSVQELPAVDMFVTTADPVLEPPIITVNTVLSLLALDYPPHKLACYVSDDGCSPLTFYALQEAFKFAKFWVPFCKKYNVQVRAPLRYFSGKPEGSTDSNNTPEFKQEWLQMKDMYDNLRQKIELDEFQKSNPCHGEFDIFSNTEKTNHPTIIQECLADGLPHLIYISREKKPKQSHHFKAGAMNVLTRVSGLMTNAPFILNVDCDMIVNNPKVVLHALCILLDSKGEKEVAFAQFPQQFYATLKDDPFGNQMAILIKYLTAGIAGLQGPFYGGTNCFHRRKVIYGLFPDSMEKGNRLSKDELEQKFGDSKEIMKTVHDALEGKTYLPNHTNISMAIDIAAQVASCGYEHGTGWGKYVGWIYGSIAEDKLLGLTIHEKGWRSELCTPSPIAFTGFAPGGGPIAMAQQKRWAIGLLEIFFSKHCPIFGTIFHKLTLRQCLAYMWIINYWGLKPLFELCYACLLSYCIITNSNFLPMDLGICISIAFFVSYKIYTISEYLSAGLSYRAWWNNQRMSRITRMNAGFCAFVCILLKLLRISDTVFDITKKDVPVRDDAEDDKDAGRFTFDESLVFLSGTTILLLQLTIMFIKLLGLQPLMPTHNGSGVGEIFCSIYLIICLWPFFRGLFEKGKYRIPFSLVSKSIILTWCFIHLCKRTMHD; encoded by the exons ATGGCCAAACAAAACTTTCTCCCCCTTTATGAAAAGAACTGGTACAAGCTAAATTACAAAAGGGTAACAGAGAGCTTGCTTTTGATCCTCCTGTTACTGCTGCTATGTTACCGCGTTATCTCTGTCAAAAACTACTCCTTCCCTTGGTTTGTTGCCTTTTTATGTGAGTCATGGTTCACCATCTCTTGGTTTTTCACTCTCACCACTCAGTGGAGTCCAGCAGTAATCAAAACCTACCCAGATCGTCTCTTGCAAAG TGTGCAGGAGCTTCCAGCAGTGGATATGTTTGTGACAACAGCAGACCCTGTGCTTGAACCACCTATTATTACAGTGAACACCGTGTTGTCTCTGTTAGCACTTGATTACCCACCTCACAAGCTTGCTTGTTATGTTTCTGACGATGGTTGTTCCCCCCTAACCTTCTATGCTCTTCAAGAAGCCTTCAAATTTGCAAAGTTTTGGGTACCATTCTGCAAGAAGTACAATGTGCAAGTTAGAGCTCCACTCAGATACTTCTCTGGCAAACCAGAAGGCTCAACAGACAGCAACAACACACCAGAATTCAAACAAGAATGGTTACAAATGAAA GATATGTATGATAATCTTAGACAAAAAATAGAATTAGACGAGTTTCAAAAATCAAATCCATGTCATGGAGAATTTGACATTTTCTCAAACACTGAGAAGACAAACCATCCAACTATAATTCAG GAATGTCTTGCAGATGGATTGCCACATTTGATATACATATCTAGAGAGAAAAAGCCAAAACAGTCACATCATTTCAAAGCTGGTGCAATGAATGTGTTG ACAAGAGTCTCTGGGTTGATGACCAATGCTCCATTTATCTTAAACGTGGACTGTGACATGATTGTAAACAATCCAAAGGTTGTTCTGCATGCGTTATGCATTTTGCTTGATTccaaaggagaaaaagaagttGCATTTGCTCAATTTCCCCAACAGTTCTATGCTACTTTGAAGGACGATCCTTTCGGAAATCAGATGGCAATTCTTATTAAG TACTTGACTGCTGGAATAGCTGGATTGCAAGGACCTTTCTACGGTGGAACAAACTGCTTCCATAGAAGAAAAGTTATTTATGGCCTTTTTCCAGATAGCATGGAAAAGg GAAACAGATTATCAAAAGATGAATTAGAACAAAAGTTTGGAGATTCAAAGGAGATTATGAAAACAGTTCATGATGCTTTGGAGGGGAAGACATATTTGCCTAATCATACTAATATTTCTATGGCAATTGACATTGCAGCACAAGTTGCAAGTTGTGGATATGAACATGGCACTGGCTGGGGCAAATAT GTGGGTTGGATATATGGATCAATAGCAGAAGATAAACTACTTGGACTGACCATACATGAAAAAGGTTGGAGATCAGAATTGTGTACACCAAGCCCAATTGCCTTCACAGGCTTTGCTCCAGGAGGTGGCCCAATTGCAATGGCCCAACAAAAGAGATGGGCCATAGGATTACTTGAGATCTTCTTTAGCAAACACTGTCCTATTTTTGGCACCATTTTCCATAAGCTTACTCTGAGACAATGCTTAGCATACATGTGGATAATCAACTACTGGGGCCTAAAGCCACTCTTTGAACTATGCTATGCATGTCTTCTTTCATACTGCATCATCACCAATTCCAATTTCTTGCCCATG GACCTAGGTATATGTATCTCCATTGCTTTTTTCGTAAGTTACAAGATATATACCATATCAGAATATTTATCAGCAGGACTATCATACAGAGCATGGTGGAACAATCAAAGGATGTCGAGAATTACACGCATGAATGCTGGTTTTTGTGCATTTGTCTGCATCCTACTGAAGTTGTTAAGAATATCTGACACAGTATTTGACATAACAAAAAAAGATGTGCCTGTTAGAGATGATGCTGAAGATGATAAGGATGCTGGTAGGTTCACCTTTGATGAGTCCCTAGTTTTCTTGTCGGGCACTACCATTTTGTTGCTGCAATTGACGATAATGTTTATCAAGTTATTGGGATTGCAACCACTGATGCCAACACATAATGGAAGTGGAGTGGGTGAGATTTTTTGTagtatttatttgataatttgcCTTTGGCCATTTTTTAGAGGATTATTTGAGAAAGGGAAGTATAGAATTCCGTTTTCCTTGGTAAgcaaatcaattattttaacatggtGTTTTATACACTTGTGTAAAAGAACCATGCATGATTAA
- the LOC114168527 gene encoding cellulose synthase-like protein H1 isoform X1, with product MANQNSFPLYEKHRYKYTYKRVTESLLLILLLLLLGYRVISVNNYSFPWFVAFVCESWFTLSWFFTLSTQWSPALIKTYPERLLQSVQELPRVDMFVTTADPVLEPPIITVNTVLSLLALDYPPHKLACYVSDDGCSTLTFYALQEASKFAKFWVPFCKKHNVQVRTPFRYFSAKPEVSTASNTPEFKHEWLQMKNMYDDLSQKIELEASQKSNPSHGNFAVFSNTERTNHPSIIKVIWENKEDLEDGLPHLIYISREKRPKHSHHFKAGAMNVLTRVSGLITNAPFMLNVDCDMIVNNPKIVHHALCILLDPKGQKEVAFAQFPQQFYATLKDDPFGNQMTILIKYLAAGLAGLQGPFYAGTNCFHRRKVIYGLSPDHVHKGNSISEKDLKQNFGASKELMKSVACALEGRTYSPNAVNIANVIEAASQVAGCGYEYGTGWGKQVGWIYGSLTEDVLTGLTIHERGWRSEICTPNPIAFTGFAPGGGPTTMAQQKRWATGMLEIFVSKHCPIFGTLFHKLTLRQCIAYMWIHNWGLLPAFEVCYACLLAHCIITNSNLLPQDLGMCIPVAILVIYKVYTVSVYLAEGLSIKAWWNNQRMSRITPMNAGFCAFLSVLLKTLGMSETVFDITKKDLPPTNDVGDDKDGGRYTFDESLVFLPGTTILLLHLSAITIRLLGTRPVVAIQSKNECGIGEIFCSVYLIICYWPFLRGLFETGKYRIPLSTIYKSIVLTCLFVHLSRKTVAA from the exons ATGGCCAACCAAAACTCTTTCCCTCTCTATGAGAAACACCGGTACAAGTACACTTATAAAAGGGTAACGGAGAGCTTGCTTTTGATCCTTCTCTTGTTGCTGCTTGGTTACCGCGTTATCTCTGTCAACAACTACTCATTCCCTTGGTTTGTTGCTTTCGTCTGCGAATCATGGTTCACCCTCTCTTGGTTTTTCACCCTCTCCACTCAGTGGAGTCCAGCACTAATCAAAACCTACCCAGAACGTCTCTTACAAAG TGTGCAGGAGCTTCCACGAGTGGATATGTTTGTGACAACAGCGGATCCTGTGCTTGAACCACCTATTATCACAGTGAACACTGTGTTGTCTCTGTTGGCACTTGATTACCCACCTCACAAGCTTGCTTGTTATGTCTCTGACGATGGTTGTTCCACTCTTACCTTCTACGCTCTTCAAGAAGCctccaaatttgcaaagttttGGGTACCATTCTGCAAGAAACACAATGTGCAAGTTAGAACTCCGTTCAGATACTTCTCTGCCAAACCAGAAGTCTCCACGGCCAGCAACACACCAGAGTTCAAACATGAATGGTTACAGATGAAG AATATGTATGATGATCTTAGCCAAAAAATAGAATTGGAAGCATCCCAAAAATCAAATCCAAGTCATGGAAACTTTGCTGTTTTTTCAAACACTGAGAGGACAAATCATCCATCCATAATCAAG GTTATATGGGAGAACAAAGAAGACCTTGAAGATGGGTTACCTCATTTGATCTATATATCTAGAGAGAAGAGGCCAAAACATTCTCATCATTTCAAAGCTGGTGCCATGAATGTATTG ACAAGAGTCTCTGGGTTGATAACCAATGCTCCCTTTATGCTGAACGTGGACTGTGACATGATTGTTAATAATCCAAAGATTGTTCATCATGCATTGTGCATTTTACTTGATCCCAAAGGACAAAAAGAAGTTGCATTTGCCCAATTTCCCCAACAATTCTACGCTACGTTGAAGGACGATCCTTTTGGAAACCAGATGACAATTTTGATTAAG TACTTGGCAGCGGGATTAGCTGGGCTGCAAGGGCCTTTCTACGCAGGAACAAACTGCTTCCATAGAAGAAAAGTTATATATGGTCTTTCTCCAGATCACGTTCACAAGG GAAACAGCATATCAGAAAaggatttaaaacaaaattttggagcttcaaaagagctTATGAAGTCAGTTGCTTGTGCATTGGAGGGAAGGACATATTCACCAAATGCTGTTAATATTGCAAACGTTATTGAGGCAGCAAGCCAAGTTGCTGGTTGTGGATATGAATATGGCACAGGATGGGGCAAACAG GTGGGTTGGATATATGGATCCCTAACAGAGGACGTGCTTACTGGACTGACAATCCATGAAAGAGGTTGGAGATCAGAAATCTGTACACCAAACCCAATTGCCTTCACGGGCTTTGCTCCAGGAGGTGGCCCAACTACAATGGCCCAACAGAAGAGATGGGCCACAGGGATGCTGGAGATCTTTGTAAGCAAGCACTGTCCTATTTTTGGCACCCTTTTTCATAAGCTTACTTTGAGACAGTGCATAGCATATATGTGGATTCACAATTGGGGACTGCTACCAGCGTTTGAAGTATGTTATGCATGTCTTCTTGCACACTGCATCATCACCAATTCCAATTTATTGCCACAG GACCTTGGAATGTGTATTCCAGTTGCTATTCTTGTAATTTACAAGGTATACACTGTATCAGTGTATTTAGCAGAAGGGTTATCAATAAAAGCATGGTGGAATAATCAAAGGATGTCAAGAATAACACCCATGAATGCTGGTTTCTGTGCCTTTCTGAGTGTCCTGCTCAAGACTTTAGGAATGTCTGAAACTGTATTTGACATAACAAAGAAAGATTTACCTCCAACAAATGATGTTGGAGATGACAAGGATGGTGGCAGGTACACCTTCGATGAATCCCTAGTTTTCTTGCCAGGCACTACCATTTTGCTGTTGCATTTGTCAGCAATAACTATCAGGTTATTAGGAACGCGACCAGTGGTGGCAATTCAAAGCAAGAACGAGTGTGGAATTGGTgagattttttgtagtgtttatttgattatttgttaTTGGCCATTTCTGAGGGGATTATTTGAGACAGGAAAATATAGGATTCCCTTGTCTACAATATACAAATCAATTGTCTTAACATGTCTCTTTGTACACCTTTCTAGAAAAACTGTTGCTGCTTGA